A DNA window from Gemmatimonadaceae bacterium contains the following coding sequences:
- a CDS encoding NAD(P) transhydrogenase subunit alpha, translated as MTLIMQLYVFILAGFVGFLVIGKVPPLLHTPLMSATNAISGISLVGAIVAAGGQYGKVSTILGFIAVVAAATNVVAGFLITDRMLGMFKHPAKADGKKGGAH; from the coding sequence ATGACGCTCATCATGCAGTTGTACGTCTTCATCCTCGCCGGCTTCGTCGGCTTCCTTGTCATTGGCAAGGTGCCGCCGCTGCTGCATACGCCGCTGATGTCGGCGACGAACGCCATCTCGGGCATTTCGCTCGTCGGCGCGATCGTCGCGGCCGGCGGACAGTACGGCAAGGTGTCGACGATCCTCGGCTTCATTGCCGTCGTCGCCGCGGCCACCAACGTGGTGGCGGGCTTCCTGATCACCGACCGCATGCTCGGCATGTTCAAGCATCCGGCCAAGGCGGACGGCAAGAAGGGAGGGGCGCACTAA
- the fumC gene encoding class II fumarate hydratase: MTAHRIETDTMGEIAVADDKLWGSQTQRSIEHFAIGDLRFTRPMIRAFGLLKKAAALTNLELGTLSAEKAGLIVRVCDEVIAGQHDAHFPLVIFQTGSGTQTNMNVNEVIANRAIQRAGGKLGSKQPIHPNDDVNRSQSSNDAFPTAMHIAAVEEIVHRLLPAVRQLRDTLATKSTEFSEIVKIGRTHLQDATPLTVGQEISGWVAQLDQGMGRVNAALPDLYQLALGGTAVGTGLNAPAEFADRVAARIAELTELPFVSAPNKFEALAAHDALGFASAALRTLAGALMKIANDVRWLASGPRAGLGELRIPENEPGSSIMPGKVNPTQAEALTMVVCQVYGNDAAIAFAASQGNFELNVFKPVIIHNLLESVRLLSDACVSFRVHCVAGLEPNRERISRLVADSLMLVTALNPHIGYDKSAQIAKKAQAEGTSLKEAGVALGYVTAEQFDLWVDASAMTRPSD, encoded by the coding sequence ATGACTGCACATCGCATCGAAACCGACACCATGGGCGAGATCGCCGTCGCCGACGACAAGCTCTGGGGCAGCCAGACGCAGCGGTCCATTGAACACTTCGCCATTGGCGATCTGCGGTTCACGCGGCCGATGATTCGCGCCTTCGGTTTGCTCAAGAAGGCGGCGGCGCTGACCAACCTCGAACTCGGGACGCTGTCCGCCGAGAAGGCCGGCCTGATTGTCCGCGTCTGCGACGAGGTGATCGCCGGGCAGCACGACGCGCATTTCCCGCTCGTGATCTTCCAGACCGGGTCGGGGACGCAGACGAACATGAACGTGAACGAGGTCATCGCCAACCGCGCGATCCAGCGCGCGGGAGGGAAGCTCGGTTCGAAGCAGCCGATCCACCCCAACGACGACGTCAACCGGTCGCAGTCGTCAAACGACGCCTTCCCGACCGCCATGCACATTGCCGCGGTCGAGGAGATCGTGCATCGGCTGCTCCCGGCGGTGCGGCAGCTGCGCGACACGCTCGCCACGAAGTCGACGGAGTTCTCGGAGATCGTCAAGATCGGGCGGACGCATCTTCAGGACGCCACACCGCTGACCGTCGGGCAGGAGATTTCGGGGTGGGTGGCCCAGCTCGATCAGGGGATGGGGCGGGTGAACGCCGCCCTGCCGGACCTGTACCAGCTGGCGCTTGGCGGGACGGCCGTCGGCACGGGGCTCAATGCGCCCGCGGAGTTCGCGGATCGGGTGGCCGCGCGCATCGCCGAACTCACCGAGCTGCCGTTCGTCTCGGCGCCCAACAAGTTCGAGGCGCTCGCCGCGCACGACGCCCTCGGCTTTGCGTCCGCGGCGCTGCGTACGCTGGCCGGGGCGCTGATGAAGATCGCCAATGACGTCCGCTGGCTCGCGTCCGGTCCGCGCGCCGGGCTCGGCGAGTTGCGCATCCCGGAAAACGAGCCGGGGTCGTCCATCATGCCCGGCAAGGTGAACCCGACGCAGGCGGAAGCGCTCACGATGGTCGTCTGCCAGGTCTATGGGAACGATGCCGCGATCGCCTTCGCGGCCTCGCAGGGCAACTTCGAACTCAACGTCTTCAAGCCGGTGATCATTCACAACCTGCTCGAGTCGGTGCGACTGCTGAGTGATGCCTGTGTCTCATTTAGAGTACACTGCGTGGCGGGCCTCGAGCCCAATCGCGAACGCATCAGTCGGCTGGTCGCAGATTCTCTGATGCTGGTCACGGCGCTCAATCCGCACATCGGCTACGACAAGTCGGCCCAGATCGCGAAGAAGGCGCAGGCGGAGGGAACCAGCCTCAAGGAGGCCGGCGTCGCGCTCGGGTACGTCACGGCGGAGCAGTTCGACCTGTGGGTTGATGCCAGCGCGATGACCAGGCCGTCTGACTGA
- the tilS gene encoding tRNA lysidine(34) synthetase TilS, with amino-acid sequence MNAIAKALGALPPDRYLLAVSGGRDSMALLDAFVRHRPDPQTAVASFDHGTGVAAAEAVELVVHECLRRGVSVIAGRAPERASASRASESVLREARWNFLRAVAEERRAVIVTAHTLDDQAETVAMRILRDASARGLAGMAAPSPGVVRPLLGIRRATLARYAEQAAVPFVEDPSNANPVYLRNRLRAHLLTAAEAAQPGFGDALVSIGTRAAGWRSEMAALVDTLGVQRVGDALVVDAGVIASLSADGLSVVWPEVAARGGLVLDRRGVARLAAWSARATAGQRMPLSGGGTVERTARTFVVRRGRAGAED; translated from the coding sequence GTGAACGCGATCGCGAAAGCGCTTGGGGCACTCCCACCCGACCGATACCTGCTCGCCGTCTCCGGCGGCCGGGATTCCATGGCCCTGCTCGACGCCTTCGTGCGTCACCGGCCCGACCCGCAGACGGCCGTTGCATCGTTCGATCACGGCACGGGGGTGGCGGCGGCGGAGGCCGTGGAACTGGTGGTGCACGAGTGCCTGCGGCGGGGCGTTTCGGTGATTGCGGGGCGCGCCCCCGAGCGTGCATCGGCCTCGCGTGCCTCCGAGTCGGTCCTGCGAGAGGCGCGATGGAACTTCCTGCGCGCGGTCGCCGAGGAGCGGCGGGCGGTGATCGTGACCGCGCACACGCTCGATGACCAGGCCGAGACGGTGGCGATGCGCATCCTGCGGGACGCGTCGGCCCGGGGCCTCGCCGGGATGGCGGCGCCATCGCCGGGGGTCGTCCGTCCGCTGCTCGGGATTCGTCGAGCGACGCTCGCCCGTTATGCCGAGCAGGCCGCCGTCCCCTTCGTGGAGGATCCGTCGAACGCCAATCCGGTCTATCTGCGCAATCGCCTGCGGGCCCATCTGCTGACGGCGGCCGAGGCGGCGCAGCCCGGCTTTGGAGATGCGCTGGTGTCGATCGGCACGCGGGCCGCGGGCTGGCGCTCGGAGATGGCGGCGCTGGTGGACACGCTCGGTGTGCAGCGCGTGGGCGATGCGCTGGTGGTGGACGCGGGCGTAATCGCCTCGCTGAGCGCCGACGGGTTGTCGGTGGTCTGGCCGGAAGTGGCGGCGCGCGGCGGACTGGTGCTGGACCGCCGCGGCGTGGCGCGGCTGGCGGCGTGGTCGGCGCGCGCCACCGCGGGACAGCGGATGCCGCTTTCTGGGGGAGGGACCGTCGAGCGGACGGCGCGGACCTTCGTCGTGCGCCGCGGCCGCGCGGGGGCCGAGGACTGA
- the ftsH gene encoding ATP-dependent zinc metalloprotease FtsH: MAQNPTPPTPPSNFGRLSKTIAFWLLVILVPVFIIQYAGGKPEGTSEVNASEFTRQVEAGNVKTVTVVGGKTVTGEYKTPVMVDGRAVRKFETMLPGEYGDKLDERLRAQGVEVKAQAPSPSFTSVLVSLLPWIVIFGFWIFFLRQMQQGPNKAFSFGKSKAKLLTGDTPKVTFADVAGCDEAKVELQEIIEFLKDPQKFTKLGGRLPKGALLVGPPGTGKTLLARAVAGEAGRPFFSMSGSDFVEMFVGVGASRVRDLFEQGKTNAPCIIFIDEIDAVGRHRGAGLGGGHDEREQTLNQLLVEMDGFESNEGVILVAATNRPDVLDPALLRPGRFDRQIVVDAPDLRGREGILRVHMRNKPMAEDVDVTALARSTPGMAGADLANLVNEGALLAARRNHDKVYMVDLEEAKDRVMLGAERKSLVMKDEERKQTAYHEAGHAVCAIKVKGTDPLHKVTIVPRGRTLGVAFTLPEDDRVSVSRLQLDARLVMAYGGRVAEELVFGRERVTTGAASDIQMATALARRCVSQWGLSDKIGPILVGDNEQELFLGAQLMSRREVSERTAQLVDEEVARIIHESYERARVVLTENRALLDTLAMALLDRETLTREDIKLLVEGEPLPPRVVPGTILPLASAPAPSVTPDAKPVPPVLGGPEIQPA; the protein is encoded by the coding sequence ATGGCACAGAATCCAACTCCCCCCACGCCTCCCTCGAACTTCGGCCGACTCTCGAAGACCATCGCCTTCTGGCTGCTGGTCATCCTGGTGCCGGTCTTCATCATCCAGTATGCCGGCGGAAAGCCCGAAGGCACGAGCGAGGTGAATGCCAGCGAGTTCACGCGGCAAGTCGAGGCCGGCAACGTCAAGACGGTGACGGTCGTCGGCGGCAAGACGGTCACCGGCGAGTACAAGACGCCGGTGATGGTGGACGGCCGCGCGGTGCGGAAGTTCGAAACGATGCTCCCCGGCGAGTACGGCGACAAGCTGGACGAGCGGCTGCGCGCGCAGGGCGTCGAGGTGAAGGCGCAGGCGCCGAGCCCGTCGTTCACGTCGGTGCTGGTGAGCCTGCTGCCGTGGATCGTGATCTTCGGCTTCTGGATCTTCTTCCTGCGGCAGATGCAGCAGGGACCCAACAAGGCGTTCTCGTTCGGCAAGTCGAAGGCGAAGCTCCTCACGGGCGACACGCCCAAGGTGACCTTTGCCGACGTCGCGGGGTGCGACGAGGCGAAGGTGGAACTGCAGGAGATCATCGAGTTCCTGAAGGACCCGCAGAAGTTCACCAAGCTGGGCGGCCGCCTGCCGAAGGGCGCGCTCCTGGTGGGACCGCCGGGGACGGGCAAGACGCTGCTGGCGCGCGCCGTGGCCGGCGAGGCGGGGCGTCCGTTCTTCTCGATGTCGGGCTCCGACTTCGTGGAGATGTTCGTGGGCGTGGGCGCGAGCCGGGTGCGCGACTTGTTCGAGCAGGGCAAGACGAACGCGCCGTGCATCATCTTCATCGACGAAATCGACGCGGTCGGGCGCCATCGCGGCGCCGGGCTGGGCGGCGGGCACGACGAGCGTGAGCAGACGCTGAACCAGCTGCTGGTGGAGATGGACGGCTTCGAGAGCAACGAGGGCGTGATCCTGGTGGCGGCGACGAACCGGCCGGACGTGCTCGATCCGGCGCTGCTGCGCCCGGGGCGTTTTGACCGGCAGATCGTCGTGGACGCGCCCGACCTGCGCGGCCGCGAGGGGATCCTGCGCGTGCACATGCGCAACAAGCCGATGGCCGAGGACGTGGACGTCACGGCGCTGGCGCGCAGCACGCCTGGCATGGCGGGCGCGGACCTGGCCAACCTCGTGAACGAGGGGGCGTTGCTGGCGGCGCGCCGCAACCACGACAAGGTCTACATGGTGGACCTCGAGGAGGCGAAGGACCGCGTGATGCTGGGCGCGGAGCGCAAGTCGCTGGTGATGAAGGACGAGGAGCGCAAGCAGACGGCCTATCACGAGGCGGGGCACGCTGTGTGCGCGATCAAGGTCAAGGGGACCGATCCGCTGCACAAGGTGACCATCGTGCCGCGCGGGCGCACGCTGGGCGTGGCGTTCACGCTGCCCGAGGACGACCGCGTGTCGGTCAGCCGGCTGCAGCTCGACGCGCGGCTGGTGATGGCGTACGGCGGGCGCGTGGCGGAGGAGCTGGTCTTCGGCCGCGAGCGCGTGACCACCGGCGCGGCGAGCGACATCCAGATGGCGACGGCGCTGGCGCGCCGCTGCGTGTCGCAGTGGGGGCTGTCCGACAAGATCGGGCCGATCCTCGTGGGCGACAACGAGCAGGAGCTGTTCCTGGGCGCGCAGCTGATGAGCCGCCGCGAAGTCTCGGAGCGGACGGCGCAACTGGTGGACGAGGAAGTGGCGCGCATCATCCACGAGTCGTACGAGCGGGCGCGCGTGGTGCTCACGGAGAACCGCGCCCTGCTCGACACGCTGGCGATGGCGCTGCTCGACCGCGAGACGCTGACGCGCGAGGACATCAAGCTGCTGGTCGAGGGCGAGCCGCTGCCGCCGCGGGTCGTGCCGGGGACCATTCTGCCGCTGGCGAGCGCGCCGGCACCGAGCGTGACGCCCGATGCGAAGCCGGTGCCGCCGGTGCTGGGCGGGCCGGAGATTCAACCGGCTTAA
- a CDS encoding NAD(P) transhydrogenase subunit alpha — protein MRIAIPRERTALEARVALVPESVSKLVKAGAEVVVEAGAGASASFPDALYTAAGAKVAADYASCVAGAHLICKVQPPTADETAAIPEGAAVICYLQPAVYPDAVQRLNGRKASALALELVPRITRAQSMDVLSSQATISGYRAVLLGAGALGRLMPMLSTAAGTLAPAKVFVLGAGVAGLQAIATARRLGAIVSGFDVRPAAREQILSLGAQVLKVEGVADAEGAGGYAREQTDEEKRKTQAAIKAHLAQMDLVITTAAIPGRKAPVLVTADALAGMKPGAVIVDLAAETGGNVVGTKAGETVVVNGVSILGPINVPSQAAFHASQMLSRNIHTLLQHVITKENTLNLDANDEITGAMLVCQNGTVKV, from the coding sequence ATGCGAATCGCCATCCCAAGAGAGCGCACCGCCCTAGAAGCGCGAGTGGCGCTCGTGCCGGAGAGCGTGTCGAAACTGGTCAAGGCCGGCGCCGAAGTGGTCGTCGAAGCCGGGGCCGGCGCGTCCGCCTCCTTCCCTGATGCGCTGTACACGGCGGCCGGTGCCAAGGTCGCCGCCGATTACGCGTCTTGCGTGGCCGGCGCGCACCTGATCTGCAAGGTGCAGCCGCCCACCGCCGACGAGACGGCCGCCATCCCCGAGGGTGCGGCCGTCATTTGTTACCTGCAGCCCGCCGTCTACCCGGACGCCGTCCAGCGGCTCAACGGCCGCAAGGCCAGCGCCCTGGCGCTGGAACTGGTCCCGCGCATCACACGCGCCCAGTCCATGGACGTCCTCTCGTCGCAGGCGACCATCAGCGGCTACCGGGCCGTCCTGCTCGGCGCCGGAGCGCTCGGCCGACTGATGCCGATGCTCTCGACCGCGGCCGGGACCCTGGCTCCGGCCAAGGTCTTCGTGCTCGGCGCGGGCGTGGCCGGCCTGCAGGCGATCGCCACGGCGCGCCGGCTGGGCGCCATCGTGAGCGGCTTCGACGTCCGCCCCGCGGCGCGCGAGCAGATCCTCTCCCTCGGCGCGCAGGTGCTGAAGGTCGAGGGCGTCGCCGACGCCGAGGGCGCCGGCGGCTACGCGCGCGAACAGACCGATGAAGAGAAGAGGAAGACGCAGGCGGCCATCAAGGCGCACCTCGCACAGATGGATCTCGTGATCACGACGGCGGCGATCCCCGGGCGCAAGGCGCCCGTGCTGGTCACCGCCGACGCGCTCGCCGGCATGAAGCCGGGCGCGGTGATCGTGGACCTCGCCGCCGAGACGGGCGGCAACGTCGTCGGCACGAAGGCGGGCGAGACCGTCGTCGTGAACGGCGTGTCGATCCTCGGCCCCATCAACGTGCCGAGCCAGGCCGCGTTCCACGCGTCGCAGATGCTCAGCCGCAACATCCACACGCTGCTGCAGCATGTGATCACGAAGGAGAACACGCTCAACCTCGACGCCAACGACGAAATCACGGGCGCCATGCTCGTGTGCCAGAACGGGACGGTGAAGGTATGA
- a CDS encoding NAD(P)(+) transhydrogenase (Re/Si-specific) subunit beta encodes MLPLFQEIAQDAAQVAAEPATSVLRDAIIQATYLAASVMFILGLKSLTKPDSARRGMQQAAVGMLLAVIGTLLNQHIVTYQWILIGLVVGAIAGYPMAMKVPMTAMPQFIAFSHAFGAIAATLVGVVEYRELLAEGHLTSGLAGALGFEVLFGALTVTGSFMAFGKLQELITGRPITFKGQNFFNILLMAVAFGSFAFLIYQPSATWAFYTVVGLSLFLGISMVLPIGGGDMPVVISLLNSYAGLAAAATGFAIGNNVLIIAGALEGAGGFILSVMMSKAMNRSFGNVIFGAFGAPPAAVGVKGPAKEPKTISTEDAAMQLAYAGSVVVIPGYGMAVAQAQHICRELADLVEANGGAVKYAIHPVAGRMPGHLNVILAEAGIDYGALMTDVDDANRVLKDADIAIIVGGNDIVNPDAENDKSSPLYGMPIFRPWTAKVTYVIKRGKGVGFSGVENPLFTLETTRMIYGDAKGALGTLVKEVKAIDEGH; translated from the coding sequence ATGCTGCCTCTCTTTCAGGAAATCGCGCAGGACGCCGCGCAGGTGGCGGCGGAGCCGGCTACGAGTGTCTTGCGGGACGCCATCATCCAGGCGACGTACCTGGCCGCCTCGGTGATGTTCATCCTCGGCCTCAAGTCGCTGACCAAGCCCGACAGCGCCCGGCGCGGCATGCAGCAGGCCGCCGTGGGCATGCTGCTCGCGGTCATCGGCACGCTGCTCAACCAGCACATCGTCACGTATCAGTGGATCCTCATCGGCCTCGTCGTCGGCGCCATCGCCGGCTACCCGATGGCGATGAAGGTCCCAATGACGGCGATGCCGCAGTTCATCGCCTTCTCGCACGCCTTCGGCGCGATTGCCGCGACGTTGGTGGGCGTGGTGGAGTACCGCGAACTGCTGGCCGAGGGGCACCTGACGAGCGGACTCGCCGGGGCGCTGGGCTTTGAAGTGCTGTTCGGCGCGCTGACGGTCACCGGCTCGTTCATGGCGTTCGGCAAGCTGCAGGAACTGATCACCGGCCGTCCGATCACGTTCAAGGGGCAGAACTTCTTCAACATTCTGCTGATGGCGGTGGCGTTCGGCTCGTTCGCCTTCCTGATCTACCAGCCGTCAGCGACGTGGGCGTTCTACACGGTCGTCGGCCTGTCGCTCTTCCTCGGCATCTCGATGGTGCTGCCGATCGGCGGCGGCGACATGCCGGTGGTGATCTCGCTGCTCAACTCGTACGCCGGCCTCGCGGCCGCGGCGACGGGCTTCGCGATCGGAAACAACGTGCTGATCATCGCCGGCGCGCTGGAAGGCGCGGGCGGCTTCATTCTGTCGGTCATGATGTCGAAGGCGATGAACCGGTCGTTCGGCAACGTGATCTTCGGCGCGTTCGGCGCGCCGCCGGCCGCGGTCGGCGTCAAGGGCCCGGCGAAGGAGCCGAAGACGATCAGCACTGAAGACGCAGCGATGCAGTTGGCGTATGCCGGATCGGTGGTGGTGATCCCGGGGTACGGCATGGCCGTGGCGCAGGCGCAGCACATCTGCCGCGAGCTGGCCGACCTAGTGGAGGCGAACGGCGGCGCGGTGAAGTACGCCATTCACCCGGTGGCCGGCCGCATGCCGGGGCACCTGAACGTCATCCTCGCCGAGGCGGGCATCGACTACGGCGCGCTGATGACGGACGTCGATGACGCGAATCGGGTGCTGAAGGATGCCGACATCGCCATCATCGTCGGCGGCAACGACATCGTGAACCCGGACGCCGAGAACGACAAGAGCAGCCCGCTGTACGGCATGCCGATCTTCCGCCCGTGGACCGCGAAGGTCACGTACGTGATCAAGCGCGGCAAGGGCGTGGGCTTCTCCGGCGTCGAGAACCCGCTGTTCACGCTCGAGACGACGCGCATGATCTACGGCGACGCGAAGGGCGCGCTGGGGACGCTCGTCAAGGAAGTCAAGGCGATCGACGAAGGGCACTGA
- a CDS encoding Ig-like domain-containing protein produces the protein MPTRFSQVRARQRVRVLSALFALGAITACLGDVPSSRGVAGEAAIDLRGLRTRSQVSGGVTDAVQSARFVIYLVTGSTRRAVASRVFTAQELDAADSDTGTVFTLTFPYTSVDDRFEVQGWGMSAEGDTLYAVGPVAFTMRAATTHGGQATVTTTAAPVYVGPGRSAVKLVITPRSVSTSEGKSTAVTSTLYDASGTALSSPTFRFHWWTNDNSIAHFADARIGVVTGGQRPGTTWLQVGFDDLPLRDSVLVTNTVTATQLTAQTGQNQSGPAGSTLGQPIGVWLRSASGQPVAGVAVAFAVSSGGGSLSASSRLTDQFGMASVNWTLGSTIGVQQVTASVVGLASVVFSATAVQSIPTPSRSSLSVLPTAILVGTDEAVVTAVLRDVNGSPMSNVTATFSGATSLAFNPTSAITDGSGTVTTRVRASAPGTMAIYVVVAGQTIASTSLQVGSRQGIPASISIVSGDNQTVKVGTNFPLPLVVVVKDASGMPVPGALVDWATAVGDGRMVTDANGQSTATYQLTQGWAIGPGTITVTLTGYRQSATFKYTAVP, from the coding sequence ATGCCCACCCGATTCTCGCAGGTTCGCGCGCGGCAGCGCGTGCGCGTCCTCTCCGCCCTGTTCGCACTCGGCGCGATCACCGCCTGTCTGGGCGATGTGCCTTCATCACGCGGCGTCGCGGGCGAAGCCGCCATCGATCTGCGCGGACTCCGCACGCGGAGCCAGGTCAGCGGCGGCGTCACCGACGCCGTCCAGTCGGCGCGATTCGTCATCTACCTCGTCACGGGCAGCACGCGTCGCGCGGTGGCCAGCCGCGTCTTCACGGCACAGGAACTCGATGCCGCCGACTCGGATACCGGCACCGTCTTCACCCTGACGTTTCCATACACGAGCGTGGATGACCGGTTCGAGGTGCAGGGATGGGGAATGAGCGCCGAGGGAGACACGCTCTACGCGGTCGGTCCGGTGGCGTTCACGATGCGCGCCGCGACGACGCACGGCGGCCAGGCCACCGTGACCACGACAGCGGCGCCGGTTTACGTGGGTCCCGGTCGAAGCGCGGTGAAGCTGGTCATCACGCCGCGCAGCGTCTCGACCAGTGAAGGAAAGTCGACGGCCGTCACGTCCACGCTCTATGACGCCAGCGGGACGGCGCTCTCCTCGCCGACCTTTCGGTTCCATTGGTGGACCAATGACAACAGCATCGCGCACTTCGCGGACGCGCGCATAGGCGTTGTCACGGGCGGCCAGCGGCCCGGGACCACCTGGTTGCAGGTGGGTTTCGACGATCTCCCGCTGCGGGACTCCGTGCTCGTCACGAACACGGTGACGGCGACGCAGCTAACCGCTCAGACTGGGCAGAACCAGTCGGGTCCTGCGGGGAGCACGCTTGGCCAGCCGATTGGCGTGTGGCTCCGCTCCGCGAGTGGACAACCGGTAGCCGGGGTGGCGGTTGCATTTGCCGTCAGCTCCGGTGGCGGGTCACTCAGCGCGTCGTCGCGCCTCACGGACCAGTTCGGAATGGCTTCGGTCAACTGGACGCTCGGTAGCACCATCGGCGTCCAGCAAGTGACGGCAAGCGTCGTCGGGCTGGCGTCCGTGGTGTTCTCCGCGACGGCCGTCCAGTCGATCCCAACACCCTCCAGGTCCTCGCTCTCGGTGCTGCCGACGGCGATCCTGGTGGGCACCGACGAAGCGGTGGTGACGGCCGTGCTCCGCGACGTGAATGGCAGCCCGATGTCTAACGTAACCGCGACGTTCAGTGGGGCGACGTCGCTGGCCTTCAATCCCACGTCGGCGATCACCGACGGCAGCGGGACGGTCACCACACGGGTCAGGGCCTCGGCGCCCGGCACCATGGCCATCTATGTCGTCGTGGCCGGCCAGACCATCGCGAGCACCTCGCTCCAGGTCGGCTCGCGACAGGGCATCCCCGCCTCCATCAGCATCGTGTCGGGCGACAACCAAACGGTGAAGGTCGGCACGAACTTCCCGTTGCCCCTCGTCGTGGTAGTCAAGGACGCGAGCGGGATGCCAGTTCCCGGGGCCCTCGTGGACTGGGCGACGGCTGTCGGCGACGGCCGAATGGTCACAGATGCCAACGGTCAGTCGACGGCGACCTACCAGCTGACCCAGGGCTGGGCAATCGGGCCGGGGACGATAACGGTGACCCTCACGGGCTACCGTCAGAGCGCGACCTTCAAGTACACGGCGGTACCGTAG
- the hpt gene encoding hypoxanthine phosphoribosyltransferase, producing MTTAPADPRLMGRAVKRIVFSEEQIAARVRELGRQIAAEYPEGDLLALGLLKGSFMFTADLVRQIPRPLQVDFIVAGSYGAGTVSSGNVRLLYDPETNMEGKHVLLVEDIVDSGRTMQKLVDLLETRRPKSLHICALLHKHIAEHLDHPVKFVGFDAPNEFLVGYGLDHAENFRHVPYIASLA from the coding sequence ATGACCACCGCACCCGCCGATCCGCGCCTGATGGGACGCGCGGTCAAGCGCATTGTCTTCTCGGAGGAGCAGATTGCCGCTCGCGTCCGCGAACTCGGCCGGCAGATTGCGGCGGAGTATCCGGAGGGCGACCTGCTCGCGCTCGGCCTGCTGAAGGGCAGCTTCATGTTCACGGCGGATCTGGTGCGCCAGATACCCCGCCCGCTGCAGGTCGATTTCATCGTCGCGGGTTCGTACGGGGCAGGGACGGTGTCATCCGGGAACGTGCGACTACTGTACGATCCGGAAACCAACATGGAGGGGAAGCACGTTCTCCTCGTGGAGGACATCGTCGATTCCGGGCGGACCATGCAGAAGCTGGTGGATCTCCTGGAGACGCGGCGTCCCAAGTCGCTGCATATCTGTGCGCTGCTGCACAAGCACATTGCCGAACATCTGGATCATCCGGTCAAGTTTGTCGGGTTTGACGCGCCGAACGAGTTCCTGGTGGGTTACGGGCTCGATCACGCCGAGAACTTCCGTCACGTTCCGTATATCGCCAGCCTCGCCTGA
- a CDS encoding NAD(P)/FAD-dependent oxidoreductase — MVIVGGGFGGLSAAKALVNTEVDVTLIDRTNHHLFQPLLYQVATAALSPGDIAQPIRSILRSARNVRVVLATVTDIDASQRTVVTSAGTYAYDALILAPGARHSYFGHDAWETHAPGLKDMNDALHIRERILRTFEEANHQAAAPEARPALTFVVVGGGPTGVELAGAIAEIALRTMLPDFPLLTREDVRVVLVEGGPRVLSTFSESQSSAARAMLEHLGVEVLLNATVTDVSAEGVRIGEQFIRSQNLIWAAGNAASPLLRTLRAECDRAGRVMVDLQCRVPGHPDVFVIGDGAHFATATGPLPGVAQVAMQQGRFVARLIRRGEREASSPAGGDDASASFRYRDYGSMATIGRAKAIAEIFGVRTSGFVAWVIWAGLHILQLISFRNRLKVLVEWMWYYVSYQPGARLILRDKNGRPA, encoded by the coding sequence GTGGTCATCGTAGGCGGCGGCTTTGGCGGCTTGTCGGCCGCCAAGGCGCTCGTGAACACCGAAGTGGACGTCACGCTCATCGATCGGACGAACCACCACCTGTTCCAGCCGCTGCTGTATCAGGTTGCCACGGCGGCGCTCTCGCCGGGCGACATCGCACAGCCGATCCGCAGCATCCTGCGTTCCGCCCGCAACGTGCGCGTGGTGCTGGCCACGGTGACGGACATCGATGCGTCCCAGCGCACCGTCGTGACCAGCGCGGGGACGTACGCGTACGATGCGCTCATCCTCGCGCCCGGCGCCCGGCATTCGTACTTCGGCCACGACGCGTGGGAGACGCACGCCCCCGGCCTGAAGGACATGAATGACGCCCTGCACATTCGCGAGCGCATTCTGCGCACCTTCGAGGAGGCGAATCATCAGGCCGCGGCACCCGAGGCGCGGCCGGCACTCACCTTCGTGGTGGTGGGCGGTGGCCCCACCGGCGTGGAACTGGCGGGGGCGATCGCGGAGATCGCGTTGCGCACGATGCTCCCCGATTTTCCGCTGCTCACGCGAGAGGACGTTCGCGTGGTGCTCGTCGAGGGCGGCCCTCGCGTGCTCAGCACCTTCAGCGAGTCGCAGTCGAGCGCGGCGCGGGCGATGCTGGAACACCTCGGCGTGGAAGTCCTTCTGAATGCCACGGTCACCGATGTCAGCGCCGAGGGCGTACGCATCGGCGAGCAATTCATCCGCAGCCAGAACCTGATCTGGGCGGCGGGCAACGCGGCCTCGCCGCTGCTGCGAACGCTGCGCGCCGAGTGTGATCGCGCCGGGCGGGTGATGGTGGATTTGCAGTGCCGCGTCCCGGGGCATCCGGATGTCTTCGTGATCGGCGATGGCGCGCACTTCGCGACGGCCACGGGTCCGCTGCCGGGGGTCGCGCAGGTGGCGATGCAACAAGGGCGCTTCGTGGCACGGCTCATTCGTCGCGGGGAGCGCGAGGCATCGTCGCCGGCCGGCGGCGACGATGCCTCGGCGTCATTCCGCTATCGGGACTACGGTTCGATGGCGACCATCGGACGTGCCAAGGCGATTGCCGAGATCTTCGGCGTGCGCACGTCGGGATTCGTGGCGTGGGTCATCTGGGCGGGGCTGCACATCCTGCAGCTCATCAGCTTCCGCAACCGGCTGAAGGTGCTGGTGGAGTGGATGTGGTACTACGTGTCGTACCAGCCGGGCGCGAGGCTCATCCTGCGCGACAAGAACGGCCGCCCAGCGTGA